One genomic window of Xanthobacter dioxanivorans includes the following:
- the otsA gene encoding alpha,alpha-trehalose-phosphate synthase (UDP-forming): MSRIVVVSNRVALPQRSGGPAGGLAVAVNAALKDKGGIWFGWSGRVAPEPSDAPEVTHHGAMTYAVIDLTTEDYQEYYNGFANRVLWPVLHYRVDLSEFYRSDLSGYIRVNRMFAEHLAKIIRPDDVVWIHDYHMMPLARYLRESGHQNRIGFFLHIPMPPADIIQALPQHSETVGALASYDLVGFQTEGDKDNFARYLETRGGQPTPDGTGCDIGGRRVAFGVFPVAIETGAFVRRARHASRTRFVKAFHESLMGRKLIIGVDRLDYSKGIPNRLDAYEHFLRTGPEWHDRVAYVQITPKSRTDVPEYQEMDRYVSHKAGQINGAYADVSWTPLRYVNRTYSRSALAGFYRLADVALVTPLRDGMNLVAKEFVAAQDPADPGVLVLSQFAGAAAELGTGAVLVNPHDTEGMATALRRALDMPLAERRERHARMMRILEVRDIDCWAEAFLAALSPKEPATERREIALPRAAIRSVVRPPSPTSPWSSRLMPRGA; encoded by the coding sequence GTGTCACGCATCGTGGTCGTATCGAACAGGGTGGCGCTGCCGCAGCGGTCCGGCGGACCGGCGGGCGGCCTTGCCGTGGCCGTGAACGCCGCCCTCAAGGACAAGGGCGGCATCTGGTTCGGCTGGAGCGGGCGCGTCGCCCCCGAGCCGTCCGACGCCCCGGAAGTGACGCACCACGGCGCCATGACCTATGCGGTGATCGACCTCACCACCGAGGACTACCAGGAATATTACAACGGCTTCGCCAACCGGGTGCTGTGGCCGGTGCTGCACTATCGGGTCGACCTGTCGGAATTCTACCGCTCCGACCTTTCCGGCTACATCCGGGTCAACCGCATGTTCGCCGAGCACCTGGCCAAGATCATCCGGCCCGACGACGTGGTGTGGATCCACGACTACCACATGATGCCGCTGGCCCGGTACCTGCGCGAGAGCGGGCACCAGAACCGCATCGGCTTCTTCCTGCACATTCCCATGCCGCCGGCGGACATCATCCAGGCCCTGCCGCAGCATTCCGAGACGGTGGGCGCGCTCGCCTCCTACGACCTGGTCGGCTTCCAGACCGAGGGCGACAAGGACAATTTCGCCCGCTACCTGGAAACCCGCGGCGGCCAGCCCACCCCGGACGGGACAGGCTGCGACATCGGCGGCCGGCGCGTCGCCTTCGGCGTCTTTCCCGTGGCCATCGAGACCGGGGCCTTCGTGCGGCGGGCGCGGCACGCCAGCCGCACCCGCTTCGTCAAGGCCTTCCATGAGAGCCTCATGGGCCGCAAGCTGATCATCGGGGTGGACCGGCTCGATTATTCCAAGGGCATCCCCAACCGGCTCGACGCCTACGAGCACTTCCTGCGCACCGGCCCGGAATGGCACGATCGCGTCGCCTACGTGCAGATCACCCCCAAGAGCCGCACCGACGTGCCGGAATACCAGGAGATGGACCGCTACGTCTCCCACAAGGCCGGGCAGATCAACGGCGCCTATGCCGACGTGAGCTGGACGCCGCTGCGCTACGTGAACCGCACCTATTCGCGCTCGGCGCTGGCCGGCTTCTACCGCCTCGCGGACGTGGCGCTGGTGACGCCCCTGCGCGACGGCATGAACCTCGTGGCCAAGGAATTCGTGGCGGCGCAGGACCCCGCCGACCCCGGCGTGCTGGTGCTCTCTCAGTTCGCCGGCGCGGCGGCGGAGCTGGGCACCGGCGCGGTGCTGGTGAACCCGCACGACACCGAGGGCATGGCGACGGCGCTGCGGCGCGCCCTGGACATGCCGCTGGCCGAGCGCCGCGAGCGCCACGCGCGCATGATGCGCATCCTCGAGGTCCGCGACATCGACTGCTGGGCCGAAGCCTTCCTCGCCGCCCTCAGCCCGAAGGAGCCGGCGACGGAGCGCCGGGAGATCGCCCTGCCGCGCGCCGCCATCCGCTCCGTGGTGCGCCCGCCGAGTCCCACCAGCCCCTGGTCGAGCCGCCTCATGCCCCGGGGCGCCTGA